The Streptococcus oralis Uo5 genome includes a window with the following:
- a CDS encoding type II toxin-antitoxin system PemK/MazF family toxin encodes MIAKSEYIPEKQDIIWLDFDPSVGREIQKRRPALVVSRREYALQTGFVAVCPITHGQRRLAEKGLLVPVSSDKVDGAVNPFQLYTFDFRMRNAQKITRMDTQCFQKVVQLYQYIFGDT; translated from the coding sequence TTGATAGCGAAATCTGAGTATATTCCTGAAAAGCAGGATATCATTTGGCTGGACTTTGATCCATCAGTCGGTCGGGAGATTCAGAAAAGGCGACCTGCCTTGGTAGTTTCTAGGAGAGAATATGCCTTGCAAACTGGATTTGTGGCTGTCTGTCCTATCACTCACGGCCAACGTCGTTTGGCAGAAAAAGGCTTGCTCGTTCCTGTCTCATCGGACAAGGTAGATGGCGCTGTCAATCCATTTCAACTGTATACCTTTGATTTTCGGATGCGTAATGCTCAAAAAATAACAAGAATGGACACACAATGTTTTCAGAAAGTCGTCCAACTTTACCAGTACATATTTGGTGATACTTAA
- the mazE gene encoding type II toxin-antitoxin system PemI/MazE family antitoxin, which translates to MNTVKTRKVGNSLTVTIPKNLGMTEGQEMVVYKGIDGVIVLAPKLKDPFDGITDLRMTNDFEGVRSLDSEI; encoded by the coding sequence ATGAATACAGTAAAGACTCGGAAGGTAGGGAATTCTCTCACTGTGACCATTCCTAAAAATTTAGGTATGACAGAAGGTCAAGAAATGGTTGTCTACAAAGGGATTGACGGAGTCATTGTCTTAGCTCCAAAACTGAAAGATCCTTTTGATGGGATTACTGATTTGAGAATGACAAATGATTTTGAAGGGGTAAGATCACTTGATAGCGAAATCTGA